The window ACTTATCTGGCTAATCGTTATTTGGACACTTCCATTCTGTGCTAGTCATTGCGCTGGCTGCTTATACATTATAGGATCCAAGTTAAATTGATTGTTCTcacccataaagctctccacagtgcggcacccccaaaCCTCTCCACCCTTATCTCTTTCTATCACCCTACCAGTTGTCTACGCTCTGAAAACaatttttgactaacatccacactaatccgaacctcccactcccgactccaagacttctcctgaactGCACCAATCTTCGGGAATGCTGTACCCCAATAAACTAGTACAATCCACAACTTACACAGCTTCAATGCCCCCTAAACACACATCATTTTAGGGTGGCCTGTTACATTCCCTAATTGAAGTTaattcatataatatatatatatcccctccactatttctcagacGATAAAAaattctccctcaaactccaccgcaccgaaaagcattacaaagattggctggtgactggctcatgcagcctttatctatgcTCCATTTGTTAAAAATGGCTGGatcgtcattgtaaataagcacctctATCTTGTTTCACCAGCACCTCACCCTATTGTAGATtgaaagctcttacgagcaggattGTCTTTATTTTAGCTTtagttattgtatcttctataactgtcacTTATGATTGTTTTTATattaacctctgaattgtaaagcactgccgaATGTGTTAGCACTATagaaatcataataataataataattaattattataattattaatgacTAATGCATCAGTGAGAAAGAAATATACAAGTATAATCCAATTTTAAGGATATATTTACTCTGTTGTGGTGCAATGTCAAGTCATATCAGGGCACATAGAGTATAAACTTTATCATGAATTACAAAATCTGTGCACTGGGGGGCTTTACGGCATGGGTTTACATGGCTAAATAGCTGCATGGAAGCCTTATATCACCAAGCCCAATGACAAGCATCAAATGGAGTGATATAAAGCACACCACCACTGTAATCTAAAACAGTGGAAATGTGTCCTGTGGAGTAACGAATCATTATCTGATACTCTGATAAACAACTCAAATGCCAGGAAAAAATGCCCTGCCTGACTGCATGGTGCCAACTTTAAAGTTTGCTAGAGGAAGGATATATCGGATTGTTCTCCAGCTTTGGCCGAGGCTTAGTAGTTCCTGTGAAAGGAAATCTTAACGCTTTAGTTACCATACCAAGATATTTTGGATTTTTATATGCTTTAGGCTAGAAATCCAACTTTAGGCTACAAATCTTCATAAATGTCACTATAAATTATTATTATGGGAAACTTTACACTTCCTTTCATCTCTCTCTAATCACATTACTTATTACAATATGAATATGCCTATGTCTTCTCTTTTTTACTATACATATAAACCAGCCTTACAGGGAGTACCGGTATCTTTACGCTACGTATAGATTTATGGAGAGTGTAAGTAaatgttattaaaaaaaatgtagtgCAGATTTCAATGCACAATAAAGTTAGGTAGGAGACAAATAAGAACTGACAGTGATGAATTCTAGATCCAAAGAGAAGTTTGCCTTTTAACTGTGATGTTTCTGGTGGAGGTAGTGAATAGTTTCCATCATTAGTAATCATTCCTGTGGTTGCCACAGTACTCAATGCATTTAAGTTGCTTTCTGTAGAAATGGCATTAGTCAAAAAGATTGTTGTTTTGGGTAATGCGGCACTTTGAGTTGAAGACTCTGTTGGGATACATGTAGAAAAGACAGTCGTGGTTGTCTTCTGTGTAGTAAATAAACTAGTTAGTTCCCATGGAGTGCTTGCAATTGTAGATGTTGTCGACGTTAGTGCGGATGTTTTAGGGTGTGTAGTATAAACAAATGACGTAGTTAGATGATTTGTTTTTGTGTCCATGATTGTTGTTGTGGTTGGCAGAAATGTTGTCTCTTGAAGTGTTGTTGGTTTCACTGTTGTAGGTTGAGTAGTTGTAAGTTTTGTGGTTGGCATGGTTGTTGTAGCTTGTGGAAGTGTGAATTCTCTTGTAGAAGTTTGCATTAAGGTTGGTTTTTGAGATATAATATGTACAGTTGTAGTAGGTTGTGGGGTTGTACGTACTGTGGTTACTGTAGTGGTTGTTATCTGTGGTGTTGTGACCTTTATGGTAGTTGTTGGGATAAGAGTTGTTTTTTGAGATGTTGAAATTCTCAAAGTTGTAATACCTGTTGTAATCTTCGTTGTTGTAACGGTAGTGGTCGGCATGGGAGTAGTTTTTTCAGTAGTAGTTGGCCAAAGACTAGTGTAGAGCAATGTTGTTTTAAGTGTTGTAGGCATTAGAGTTGTCTGAGGCTTTGGAGTAGTGACCTGTGGAGTTGTTGTGTGGATGGTTGTTGGAGGAGTTGTAATAATGGCTGCTTTACTGGTGGTTCCTAGGGTGGTCCTTGGAGTTGTTAAACAAATGAGTTCATCAGGTTTTAGAGACATGATTTCTTTTCCTTTGAAATTATCTGGTGATTCACACAATATCTTGTCAATGTCTTTCACCTTAGCTTTGTTGTCATTAATCCAATTATGAAAATCTTGAAGGCTACAGTCACAAGTCCAAGAATTATTCCTTAAATATATAAAAGTAAGTTTACCCACAAACTCAATTGGTTTAGGCATGGTGGTGAACTTATTGTTATTGAGTCTTAAAATCTTTAATTCTGGTAGGTGTGAGAACACATCATCTTGTAAGCTGCTAAGATAATTATGTTCCATATTAAGTTCTGTTAACTTACCAAGACCCAAGAACATTTCCTTGTTTAGCATGCTGATTTGGTTAGAAGAAAATACTAACTTTTTCAAAGACCTAAAGTTATTGAAAGCGGTATCTGGAATATCAATTAAATTATTCTGGCTCAGATCAAGTTCTAGAATATTTATACCATCAGATATCTCTTCTGGAAGTTTCTTCAGTTTATTTGCATTCATTTTGAGTTGCTTTAATTTATTTAGCCCAAATAGCATTTTATCTGGAAGCTCCTCTAACAGATTTCCCTCCAAAAACAATTTTTCAAGTTTTGCTGAATTAGCCAAAACATTTTGGGGCCAATATTTTATTTTGTTGTAATATATACTGAATTCAGTCAGCTCTGGATTATTGACAATCAATCCTTGAGGAAGTTCAGTGAGCTCATTCTCATAGAGCCGAAGAATTTTTAGGTTAGGTAATTTACTGAAAATGTCTTCAGGCAACAAAGTTAGTTTATTTTTTGCTAGATGCAGAATTCTGAGTTTTCCAAGTGCATCAAAAATCCCGGCAGGAAAAGAAGATAACTTATTGAGGTTTATGTAGAGTTCTTCTAAGTTGTGCAGGTTGTCAAAAATTCCTTGTCCCAAAGAACTAATATTGTTGTTCTTAAGAACCAGCTTCTTCAGATTGCTAAGATTGCTGAAGACTCCAGTCTTAATTTCATGCAAATCTGCATTTCCAGATATCTCAAGTTCAGAAAGGTTTTGTAAGTTATCAAAAGCACCAACTTCTATCACGCTAATTTTATTATTCATGAAGAATATTTTTTCCAAGTTTGTCATGTATTGAAATGCATCTTTTCCAATCGTCGAAATTCCAGTTTGCACTAAGAAGATTTCAGTTGTTTTTGGGCCTGTGGATTTAGGTATGTCAGTGATGGTTTCCTTCATGAAGACTTCCTGGTAATCTTTTGGGCAGTCATACACATTTTTACAGATGGTAGATGAAAATGTCACGTGAATTGCTCCAAGCAATGCCAGAAGGTGTAAAATCAAATGCATTTTAtatctgtaaaagaaaaaaaatagggcATTAATTTTAAGCCTAGTTTATACACAAAGTTACCAACTATCCATAAATATCTGTAAGGTCAGTAAGAATAGTATACTTTGCCACTAAAAAAAACCTGCCATATTCATGATTGTTTGGAGAGTTGTAGAAAATTATCATAAATTTCCCTATTTCTTACGTACTGCAAATCTCCTTATATCAGTATTTTGAGCTACAGATATActaattttatttattattgttttcTATAGAATTAATAaaaaatgcccccccccccaatattgatatccagccatgataaagcccaacagctgagggctggtattctcagacttcgGAGACCCAAGCttatgggcccccagcctaaaaatagcagcctgcagccgtccaggattgtcgcatcctttagatgtgacaatccaggaattgtgccctggtgcagtggcaattggagcaATAAGGGGTCACTTCATATGTACGAGAACTGGAATGGTCGTGGGACTTTGTGTGacttatgtcagacctgggtgttttgggggttaatagatTGATGAAAGTTGGTGTTTTTTATTTTagttcaaataatggatttttttggtgtttgtgtttatttctttcacttacagattagtgatggagggtctgatagatgcctcccattactaatctagggcttattgacAGCTGTGGGCAATTAGTAAccacttattacctcgattgccaccgccctGGGCAATTAGGAAGAGCCAGATAAAGTTCTCGGATTGTCACATCTAGATGTAACAATCCTGGGcgactgcaggctgttatttttaggctgtgggaccAATAAACATGGGTTTattcagcctgagaatgccagcccccagctgtcacctTTATCATGGCTGGCTTTCAAAATTGGAAGAGACCACAtgccgtttttaaaaattattcatCTAAATAAAAAAAGCCGCACGTGCATCTTCTTATTTTGCTAGACAGCCATGATAAGCGTACGGCTAAGAgatacagcctgtagccatatactgTATCTGTTCTGggtaatatggggggactctaaagggggctttacacgctgcaatatcgctaacgatttattgtcggggtcacggtgtttgtgacgcatatcaggcatcgttagcaacatcgcagcgtgtaacacgtacgagcgaccttaaacgatcgcaaaagagacaaaaatcgttggttttggagaggtcgtccaaacaccaaaaatcgttgtctcgtacatagcgatgttgttcctcgttcctgcggcagcacacatcgctatgtgtgacaccacaggagcgacgaacatctccttacctgcctccaccggcaatgcggaaggaaggaggtgggcgggattttatgtcccactcatctccgcccctccacttctattgaccggccgctgtgtgacgccgcagtgacgtcgctatgacgctgaacgcacctccccctagtgatgtcgcagcgtgtaaagcacccttaagtcaattTTTTTTAAGTTAGGTTTACATCCCAATACAGACCCACCGAAAGGGTCTGTAAATGGTTGCAGTCTGTCTGACAGTCacactgggggcatgtctgactgcaaccaatcacagattcgaGGACTGatggtgggctggggaagcagtgaatttggATGAGCACTAATGAGCGGCTCTGGAAAAAAGAGTGACTGGCTGTGGGAACAGTTACAGCTTCACCGGAGACTCGGCAAGTATGGCACGCTTGCTCAAACCCCCTATTCCTACTACCACCATCTTTTAGCACCGCATTctggcccccatagacttatatgaggaccagcgtctggccagatatccaggatcagttCAGGGCCGGAcccgtttgtttttattttttactccGGTTAGACCTGACAATCCTGGTTTTCTGCGAGTCCGCCAATCACTAATAACGAGCAGTCGGACGGGTTGACTTGTGTgtctagtataatggaagttaatgatcAACTTGAGCATTTCTGGAAAAATGTTCCAGTTCCCTATTGGCTTCCATTATAATCGATACACAAGTTGAGCCCATCCAACTGGtttttatgagtaccaagcacctgaatgtgctagtgcttgctcatcactaccagCTGTAATCCTTATtttaatagtagagatgagcgagtactaacatgctctggtgcttggtactcgaaacgagcaggtCGGACACTCGGACGGCTCCAATCGATTacagaatataatggaagtcaattggaaactcaacccttaaaatttgtaaaaaatttatatttttcctTGTCAAATGTGCCTATTAGAATATTATTAGTCCTTTCAGTCTCTGGTGTCTGAATTGC is drawn from Anomaloglossus baeobatrachus isolate aAnoBae1 chromosome 3, aAnoBae1.hap1, whole genome shotgun sequence and contains these coding sequences:
- the LOC142296648 gene encoding uncharacterized protein LOC142296648, producing the protein MHLILHLLALLGAIHVTFSSTICKNVYDCPKDYQEVFMKETITDIPKSTGPKTTEIFLVQTGISTIGKDAFQYMTNLEKIFFMNNKISVIEVGAFDNLQNLSELEISGNADLHEIKTGVFSNLSNLKKLVLKNNNISSLGQGIFDNLHNLEELYINLNKLSSFPAGIFDALGKLRILHLAKNKLTLLPEDIFSKLPNLKILRLYENELTELPQGLIVNNPELTEFSIYYNKIKYWPQNVLANSAKLEKLFLEGNLLEELPDKMLFGLNKLKQLKMNANKLKKLPEEISDGINILELDLSQNNLIDIPDTAFNNFRSLKKLVFSSNQISMLNKEMFLGLGKLTELNMEHNYLSSLQDDVFSHLPELKILRLNNNKFTTMPKPIEFVGKLTFIYLRNNSWTCDCSLQDFHNWINDNKAKVKDIDKILCESPDNFKGKEIMSLKPDELICLTTPRTTLGTTSKAAIITTPPTTIHTTTPQVTTPKPQTTLMPTTLKTTLLYTSLWPTTTEKTTPMPTTTVTTTKITTGITTLRISTSQKTTLIPTTTIKVTTPQITTTTVTTVRTTPQPTTTVHIISQKPTLMQTSTREFTLPQATTTMPTTKLTTTQPTTVKPTTLQETTFLPTTTTIMDTKTNHLTTSFVYTTHPKTSALTSTTSTIASTPWELTSLFTTQKTTTTVFSTCIPTESSTQSAALPKTTIFLTNAISTESNLNALSTVATTGMITNDGNYSLPPPETSQLKGKLLFGSRIHHCQFLFVSYLTLLCIEICTTFFLITFTYTLHKSIRSVKIPVLPVRLVYMYSKKEKT